The window ATCGCGATGTAACTAATAAAGGTTATGGggtaaaaagtattaaaaaatatatggcGAAATCATTCAAAATCTGGTTGATGACAAAGTTGAGGATGTCCAATAGCTTTAAAAAGAAACATTGTAAAGAGCAACAACTCTTCTCAACTTTTTGTAGCAATATGAAAACAACAATGTCACAAATCTTGAGTAAAATGagaagatttaaagataaactcAATATAGATTTTAagtttaaacaaaaaacaagcGACTTTTTACTAAGCAATCATAAAATTTGGAAGCTCTtaatagttattaatttatagtttcgtTGGAACCATTATAAATAATgggatttcaaaaaaattattatcttattattttattgatagggATCAAATTTTGTACTGGTCCCATGTAAGTTGGGACcagacaaattattaattttatcgaggttattaatttatcgagtattaatttatGGAGGTTCGACTGTATATGCTTATATACATATGGCATAGGGCTTCTGAAATTCAACGGGGCTTGCCTAGCTAGATATGCGTCTTAATTTTATTCTTAGTCGATATGTATATGCATGAAATAATTATGacacaaatacatatatcattTTGCTTTCCCAATTAATACAATATTGATAAAGTAACACTAGGACCTCTATCTTTAcgtagagagaaaaaaatagttattttgtcgtcattaattatttgtaagtAGTGTTCCTATATATATGTCCCGACATTATTACTTCCTAGGTAGCACCATTCTCGTCTTTATTTAATTAGGAGATCACAAAGATAGCGTACGTGTGTAGGTGGGATATATCAAATTGCAAATCACCATACGTGCCCATTAAACGATTGTACATATACCTATCGTATTAACCATCTCACTTTGGTGGGATGGCCAACCCAGGTTCGAATCCTGTTAAAGACATGATCAATTTATGACTGAATTATCTTGAATTCTTGATTGATACTATCATTGTTGAaggttatgtgggtaccaaaAAGGTAGCTAAGGAGTTCCTATCAATTTACACTTCATATATAACTATTGTACTCAATTaacttaattttgtttttttcgtGGGAAAGCATCCTCATATTTTATACAATAACGAACTGAAACTCTGAAAGTATAGAGTACAATTAAGTCTATAACAATAATAAGTTTTGTAAGAAACTATATATGGTTAAGTTGGATTCGACTAAGAATATGTTTTGTAAGAAAATTTGTAGTACTAAAAATTGCTAACAACGTATATAAAACGAGCACTGGCTTAGTGGCATGACTGATGCGTAATTTGTAAATAgtggtaaattaatttataaataaataaaaacatatggtaAGTATATATCACCTCCTATAATAATAAAGGGTGTTAAACAGAGAAGAGTCAAGTGTCAAAATTATTAATAGAGAGGAGTACTGAAGATACGAGAATGTGTGTTTTGTGACTTTACTTGCCTACATGTCAGATGACCATGCATGTGACACTCACTCTCGCTCTAATCGGCTTTAATTGAGGGTCCCAATTATAATTAAGttgatacatacatacatacatcttCTTAAAACATAGATATATCCCTACTATATGTTAACTACGTACGCTGTCGCCTAATAATTATAACAATCAACCCAATATATATTATACGTACATGGAGTGTATACACTACATGGTCTTAGGCTTCTGTTTCATCGTCGATAAACCACTAAACGACAGAAAAAAACATGAGTTTgactaaaaaagtcaaaaaaaaaaaaacatctaaaTGTAActcaaaataaatcaaaagttaaaatgatGTTGGAGTCGTCATCACCGCTTTAAGTCACTCATTTTAGCCTTCAATTGGACAAACTCGACCAGCCAGAAACTCACGAATAGCCTTGTACTACAACATACGTACGTTGACTCAAGACTTAATAATTGTGTACAAACTACTAATTACTAGCTAGGACTGATCAACAAAATTTGGACTTTTGTATaactgaaaaaaaaaggaacaaatTGACATACaagatatttaaatttgatataaaactTTTGGTGTAACTTGAAAAATGCCATACATCTTTAATCAGTttattatggaaaatgataaatcctcttaatCAATCCTCTTAATCAATCctcttaaaaatcctcctaatatatccacttgttaacacatgtaatccactaattctctttcctaatcttatcattttattttccacatgtcatggtcctattaattaagaggatttttaagctaaacAATTAGGAGGGTTGATCATTACCCATTTATTATTTCTCTTAACTCTATATAAGGTTCACACAATTCACCTTACGGATATATTAAAGTCTAAACCATATATATTAAAGAGATGAGTACTCGATCAGCTCCCAACGGGCTCTTTGGTTTCAATCAAAGAGCTCGTCACTTTTAGACACAACTCTTCAATATGTTGCTTCATCAGTTTGGTGGTCTTTGGTTAACCGGCGAGGAAGTGAAGAGGGTTTAAGTCCCAAGGGatatatatgtatctgtatTTCTATAGAGTAAAATGATGAAGGAAGTGAAATATGTTATTCTCAAGAATATGTTAGTTAATCTTTAACTAAAAGAAGTATCTAACAAAAACTTATATCcatgtaatttattaaatctATTTGTCTagtgcaataatataaaaaagctcataattaagttaaaatgtataattttaaaTTCCAATAATCCGATATTTTGCGCTAAAAATATGTGGTCAAGTTGAGCCCGTGGTTTGGCCTACTATACATGTAAACCGTGAAAGATATGATAAGGCTCATCACACTCATCCATTccaattcttcttctttaatttctctttgtatgtgttttttgtgcgtgtatatgtgtgtgtgtgtgagagagagacaTTAATATTCTCTTTTTAAGTAGCTATCATGTGTCTGTTTTTATCTCTACGATATATATGATCCAAACAAAAGCAAAAAGACGAACAATAATCTGTCTCTCACAACTTGATTATTCACAAACTTTAACAAAAACAATTCCATGGAGTTTAGTTTCTTTCTAGCCATTTTTCATCTTTGAACAACAACACTTCTACTTGAGTTACATCCATCATCTTCAattcatcatatatatgtgttttctATTAGATTAATTaccaactctttttttttttttcttacactACTATCacttgttttgatttattgtttTTGTACCTTCAAGATtcaaccaaaaatgatgtctaGCTAGATATGGGTTGTCTTCATCTTTGAAGAACACTTAAGTTACATCAAATATTGTCACCTTCATATGTTCATGTTCatctgtttttattaataaagtttaaaaagcTATCTAGCTAgctctttaattaattttgttgttcaTTTATTACCTaaattaagtttttgtttttcttataaaaaagaTTCAATTAATAAAGATGATGTCTGGTGATGGGTTCTCATCACCACCTTCTTCCCTCACTTCTTACATCCAAGAACCAATTCCAAACCCTAACCCTAGTTCTTCATCAGCCTCCGCTAAACGAAAGCGTAATCAAGCCGGTAATCCAGGTAAATCTACGTTaattaatattgttttcaaGTTCAAAAATTGTGTAAATAAAGATATCTAGACagtgtttgtatatatctaagatatatttatatatttatagatccAGAGGCTGAGGTGATAGCCTTGTCACCAACATCTCTTATGGCAACGAACCGATTCGTGTGTGAGATATGCAATAAAGGTTTCCAAAGAGACCAAAATTTACAACTTCATAGAAGAGGACACAACTTGCCATGGAAACTTAAgcaaagaaacaaaaatgaaGTGATTAAGAAGAAAGTTTACATATGTCCGGAAAAAACTTGTGTCCATCATGACCCTTCTCGAGCTCTTGGAGATCTCACCGGTGTAAAGAAGCATTTTAGCCGGAAACATGGCGAAAAGAAGTGGAAGTGTGAGAAGTGTTCCAAAAAGTATGCGGTCCAATCGGATTGGAAAGCTCATAGCAAGATTTGCGGTACTAGAGAGTACAAGTGTGATTGTGGAACACTTTTTTCAAGGTATGTATGTACATCATGtatagtactatatatatgtgtgttttggATTCATTCAGTTTGAATGATTAATTTGTAAAAGATtccatatgtatatgtatagatttGCATGTTTTTGTATGTGAAAACAGGAAGGATAGCTTCATAACACATAGAGCATTTTGTGATGCATTAATGGAAGAAAATTCAAGAATGACATCGCTTCCGGTGCTTCCAAACATGGGGAATTTGGGTTTTCGGAATGATTTGATGATAATGaacggcggtggtggtggaggtggcggTGCTGGTGATGCACAATTCCAAGGTatgtttggtggtggtttagaGAATCCTAACCTTGATGTCAATGGAGCAAATAAATCAAGACTACCAATTTGGTTAGACCAAAATGCCAACAATCCCCACCTTGAAAACCCTAACAATTCGACATTCTTGGGGGCGTCTAGTTCGAACaattacaacaacaataatggTGGAATGCTACCACCAGAAATGGTGAATTGGTTGAGTAGATACAACGGATTGCCTCAAGGGTTATCATCTTTAAAAGAGGAAGATGAGAACCAAAAAGAAATGCAAATGAACTCAATGTTTAACTATGGTGGCTCTACGACTCAAAACAACCTCATGTGTTCAActctaccaccaccaccaccacaaccggTGGCTAACATGTCAGCCACCGCTCTTTTACAAAAAGCGGCTCAAATGGGATCAACAAGAAGCACAAATTCGGGGGTTTCTGGTGGGAATGATACCGGATTTGGGCTCATGAGTAGTACAACACTCTCTAGCTTATCAAGCCCTCGAAATGGGGATagattgatgatgatggcagCTGCAGCGACCGATGGAGCACCACAAAGCAAAGGAACAAGTGGCAACGAGTTTGGCGACGGCGATCTAACGAGGGACTTTTTGGGTGTAGCGAGAAGTGAAAGGGGCGTCTCGTTTAGCTTACAACAAGAGCTAAGCAAATTCGCTTCATCAACGATGGGCTTCAACCAATTCAATCGCAGCCATGATCAATAAGAGAATTGTGGTATAGTAAGTACTCGATCGTACAACGTACTTCAATGACACTTTAGCATCATGAAATTGTATCGAATGATGCTTTTCGGACTTTTAGCTATGCCTTTTTGAACATTTTAATGACTGGCTgtcacaaaaaaaatttaaaaatattgtagTTTTGGATGGTTTTAATTGGTAACCTTTTTGCGTTTAAAAAGGTTGCTTTTCATGAAGACCGTTACTATATATAACTTCTTTGTTACATGCTACTACATATTATATTGAGCACAAGTTCACACAcatggtatatatatactactctTTTCACTATAAGTAGTTGCTAGAAtagacacatatatataaaccataAAGCCATAATAATAGAATACTTTGGATACTTTAACATTTGAGAAACATTATTTTGGAGCAACGTTAACGTCAATGTATTGTGATGTTGTTGTTTTTGATCGTGCGCATGTGAGTTGATGGTACTATATACACATATAGTTTTTAACAAGACCATATATAagtattcatttcatttttaattcaaataacTTAATAATTAGTAAGGTCATATATATGAATCTTAAATAGGTGTATACAATTTTGTAAGAGAACGTAATCATGTATGTAAACATCACCTACGtacatttaactaattaaatcatTCTACTGATCGATAAAAGTtttacgttatatatatgttgaacagggttttattttttattttttttaataacgagttagtagttaacATTCGAAACACCATAGTGACATCCAATTGCTGGGCAGTATGCGGTGCTCGAACCATTTTCTTTAGTTTTAGCTTTAGCAGATTTATTTTGCttgcaaaaaattaaaaaatgttcaAGTTTCTCAAATTTGTGTAGCGTTTTCAGAAAATTCTATATAAATTATTTCcttaacaaaaacatatatttcaGCTAAAATTTGAGACTTTTATGTATACATTGGAAACCCTAGCATATTACTAAATGTTAAAATCATTAAACCGGTTTAAAACATATTTCAGCTAGAATTTGAGGCCAAAagttataataatgaaaatataaaaacaaaaatatgaagaagtTAAAGCTAGCTAGGGTGTTCATGTTCATATTCATGCTTTGAGCTAACAATTCTGATCAATTAAACATTGATactaagtttttttaaaattatccaATGTATAATGAAAGATGCTAAGGATGTATAGgaaaacattttcaaaaaaaaaaagatgaaaaaaaaaacaagaagtgAAGAAGAAATTATTAAGAaagataataatgatgataagaGGGTCTTGTGAATTGTCAGGAGGGGAAAGGGAGAAGACAAAAGAGAGTGAAACAAAGGAAGTGTTTGCATTTGCATGTCTTTTATGGAAAGCCTTTATATATAGGTTTCTGTGACTATACAACTGTAACTGCTCTTTGTACTGTGTCTCCTCTATGACTGTGTGAATCTAACCCCACTCAACTTTTTACCACTTTCCGTTACTCTCACAATCCCCCCAATCCTActttttaatcattttcttacacTATATATATCGACATGTGTGAGAAAATTCCATTTCGGATGCGTACGTATGTACATGATCAACACAGGAgttgtttcttattttttaacaaGCTAATGGATAAATCCCGGTTATCTAGTTTAACTCAATAACGTACGAAAGACGATCTTATGAACATAGATGACGATGGGTAGCCTAGCTAAGCTCATCATTACAAAGGTCAAGTCaaggatatatatattgaacCTCTACCTCGTGAATTAAATTTGTGTCCCATATACACCACTTCGATCAACTGTCAATCATTGGCGGATAATTAAGATGTTTcccattaattagttatatgaAGAATATgcgtttttaatttatagttaacaTGTGGCCGTGTCATGCGACATCAATGATGGTAATATTGACGATGGTTTAGTGGTGACAGCGGCGGAGGGTGATAGCATTTGTGACGACAACAGGTGGTGGGTTTtatgattattaatataaaaatacttTATGTAAAATGTAGTAGCATAGTAATTTTAAAGGATGAAAAGTCTATATTATAAcatatttcattaagagtaatTTAAGTATACCATAAAGGAAATAAAATATACAACATGAGAGGTACTCGTATATCATTATATTAAAGTATTTTgtagtacaatttttttttattgtaaaacTAACTTAATTAACTTTCAAATTATTTACTTGGGGAGATTCAAACCGAAACCGGCCTCTAAATTTGATGGTGGTTTAAGAAACTCCGTTTGTGTTAGGTCTAAAAAGACAATCTATTCTTATAGGATAAAACGTTAatagtataaattaaataaaacaaaaacttatatatctACTTGGTCAGATATTGCACATGacgtaaaaaaaatatctcTTGCGGCTATATAAATAGTACATCAAGAGCTGTACATTTTGAACATGATTGGATTTGGCTACAACTTGatatagtaataaaaaaaataaagggtCGAAAACAAAAGATAACGACACCTTCACCATACCATCACGTCTGTCTAACGCCGAACGCCATTGTTGATCATCATATATCTTGCTGTATTTACTCCTATCAATATTACAACAAAGAAAAggtaaactagaatcaatattttactatatatactctatattttttgtttatcttttatttacctaaagttgaaaaaaaataaaaataaactggaatcaatatttatatatgtggaattaaatttcatatgtttaactctttagctttcgtattgattaaattgtgatattggtcatacactttttgtttctctttttatttaactaaaattggagagaaaaaaaaggtaaactgaaatcaatatttatatggagttaattttcatatgttttttctttagctttcgtattcattaagttgtgatattggtcatacactttttgtttcacaattattataagatttattatatatcttgagaTTACTATCTGTAAAAAAAAGTcccattaatttacactatttttgtttttcattaataatttacactttttagccataaatacttaaattatatctatgtttagccatcaacttagaagattttaatcattttatggtttcttctatattttaaatttattttgttcatgttttgttattttttacttgttttgttatttattatattgatatttaactttgatatatatacatatcgaCACTATTCGTCCATCGGACGGGCTTGAAGACTAGTGTTACTATATGCATggtagaattttttttaatttaaatgtataaattGGAATACGCAAGCAACGCAGCGCGTGCTATACTATTTTCTAAAAGCTActgtaatatttatttttgtttcccTAACTTGCTTACTAGATTGTCTTCTAAGACAAATCTTAGAGGAGGAAAAGGTTTATTCATATTAATTGTCGTGTCTTCAAACCGATTAGTAAGGGGTTTTCTCCCCATCAGATaattgaaatagacatttctgtTTCGAGTGGACTCTCTACCGCGGATcaggttaagacaacgtatgctagagctccagctgtcgaatcgcgacacatAATTTctagcgaaattcacctttaaaagaaaaaataaaattttgtccTCCGATCCAGGACCTCCACTGACCACTGCGCAAGTCAACACTTTTGGGCTGTTTCTTGCTGTCACTTATGGACCTACACCTGTCCTGTTGGGCCGTCTTTTCGGGTCTTGAGAAGGGCTTTCTGGCCCGGTTATAAACTTAACCAACTTGGGGGGACCAGATCACTGAATTACCAACTTCTTTTGGTCTTTCTTATCATATAGACTCGTAGTGGCAATGTGTTTACAAACCTCGAGATTCATATCAAAGTCTACATTTCCTTGTAGATAATCAAGATTAGAGTTAACACGGCGAAGTGGAATTGATCTCGATGCTTCCTTTGCAACAAGAAATGGGATTTCATCTGTTAATCCAGCAAAATATTAAAGAGGATAACATACCTGCTGAAACAAAAAAGCAATTCTCTGCTTTTTCCTCTCACATAACAAcaagatttttaaaattgttatgCTATTTAATCACATGGGGAATATAATGAATTGGTTTGTAAAGGAAAAAGTAAGGGAGTAGGTATTATTTTCCCAATATTCAATATTGCTACTTTGATTCGATGACCTTCACCTCCATTTACTCGTACTTAAGGAAATTTAGAAATGACTCTACGTACATTCAATATCAAGAAACAAAGTAACAAGAAACTTTGTTTAATGATAGATAAATGTATGTTATTGTCTTTCAGTTGGATATTATGTAGACATAAACACTATTGGCCTAGTTGGATTGAGTGGCCTACAATTTATTCTCAATGTAATGTAATTTGATGTtccccttttattttttttattgtcagTATCACCTAAAACGCCCAATAGACATAGGAGGTGGTATTTACTATTTCCTGTTCGGACTATCTATATGATGACAAATTTGTTCACTTTACGAAGCTTTCCTATGATCGGTTCCAGCTAATTTTCCTAAGTCACCCCCAAGATATTTAATTAACCTCTCCTTATGCGACGAGTAACCATTAGGCCATATAACCTCGAGACATAAATTTGCCTAATATCTTGAATTTGAAGCCCAAAAAACATGGTATTAAGTATTTGTAGCCTATGTCTTTAGacttataaacaaaattttgttCT is drawn from Erigeron canadensis isolate Cc75 chromosome 9, C_canadensis_v1, whole genome shotgun sequence and contains these coding sequences:
- the LOC122582192 gene encoding zinc finger protein BALDIBIS-like, which gives rise to MMSGDGFSSPPSSLTSYIQEPIPNPNPSSSSASAKRKRNQAGNPDPEAEVIALSPTSLMATNRFVCEICNKGFQRDQNLQLHRRGHNLPWKLKQRNKNEVIKKKVYICPEKTCVHHDPSRALGDLTGVKKHFSRKHGEKKWKCEKCSKKYAVQSDWKAHSKICGTREYKCDCGTLFSRKDSFITHRAFCDALMEENSRMTSLPVLPNMGNLGFRNDLMIMNGGGGGGGGAGDAQFQGMFGGGLENPNLDVNGANKSRLPIWLDQNANNPHLENPNNSTFLGASSSNNYNNNNGGMLPPEMVNWLSRYNGLPQGLSSLKEEDENQKEMQMNSMFNYGGSTTQNNLMCSTLPPPPPQPVANMSATALLQKAAQMGSTRSTNSGVSGGNDTGFGLMSSTTLSSLSSPRNGDRLMMMAAAATDGAPQSKGTSGNEFGDGDLTRDFLGVARSERGVSFSLQQELSKFASSTMGFNQFNRSHDQ